The DNA segment ctcgcctgaaaaatgggcctaggcgcaagaggcgatggcttttaacaactatgatgCGGCACCTTATACAGTTGACTAGATTTTGAACTAATTGGAGTACTGGACTGCGATTGCTTTGGGTCTGAGTTTTTTAAATCTGATTGAACAAATCTGACCATCAGTTGATCAATGTGTATCGAGTATTTGAACAATCAGACCGTCAATTGAACAACTTTGGCTAGAGATGAGGAGAATATCCTAAATTTAGTGTTCAAAGTTAACAAGTTAAAGAATTATTTGTAATATTTTTTAACGAACGTCTCGTATACTTGATGTGTGCGCTTCGCGCATTGCACATCACGTATCTGCTTTTGGGGTCAATACTCATCGGAATGCCACACACTCTTCAAAACCAAGGCTATAACCTAACGGTCAAGTCAATACCTATATGATCCGTGTTAGTATGTACATATAGGGAGCGTATCAAGTACAGAGAGACAGTCTGCTGGGGAGAGTATGAGAGGAATTCATGGAAGGTAGAAGCCAAGGAAAAATGATCTGTCATCAAGTGGTTGGCCCTTCTTTAAAGGAGGAGGTGTGGGCTGGATCAGGAACAATGTGCAGGGCTTACCCAAGCACAGGCCCGTTGGTTGAGCCTGATCGGGGACACACGTTATTTTCTAAAATCTTAATGCCAAGTTTGATAGCTGCTTGAGTTTTTATTTGCAGTATTAAACTGGACATACCTTTTTGCTTTCTTGCAGTAGTGGATTTTATCACGATCCAGCTGCAGGCTGGTATTATAGCAGCAAAGACGGTCTGTATTACAAATTTGAAAATGGCAGTTACGTGCCATGGGAAACCGACCaagtgagttcatttctctttctTATCTGGATTTTCTGTTGGGTTCCTAACTTCTTCGTTTGTGATCCAAATTTGTTGATTTTTGGTAACCGTAAAGCTATGTTATTGATTCAGGTTGATCCATCCAATGCTAATCAGAGCATAATTACTGCCGATGATAATTCTGCTCATTATGAGTCTTACAAGCATGAACCTTGCAATAAGGTTACAGATGAAGTTAAGTTCGAGGACGGTGACACCGAGTGCTTAACCAATGACGTGCCTGAAAATCTACCACCGCCTTCTGAATGGTGTTACTTTGGCTCAGTAATtatatttttgacaaaaatgccattttcgtccctgaggtttggccagttttgcgactttcgtccaaaggtttgtttttctgcatctggatccaaaaggtttgaaatcttgccattttcatccagatCGTTAACTCCATCAATTTTTCTCTGTTAAggcaggggtatttccgtcttttttgctaactgAAAGGCAATTCGGTCcctttcactttatgtaaaaagaccgaatacccctaaaaagaccgaattgccctttaagttaacaaacagaaatacccctgacttaacagagaaaaatggatggagttaatgagccggatgaaaatgacaagatttcaaaacttttggatccaaatgcgaaaaaacaaacctttggacgaacgttgcaaaactagccaaaccttagggacgaaaatggcattttactcttatttttTTGTTTGAATTTTGGAAATTTAGTTTATGTGGTTACTCTAAATCTCTATTAATGTCTTTATCTGTTTATGTATTTAGGCTAGAAGACACTCTTATTGAACTTTATCTGTCGGGTTATTCCACCCAAACAACAGATGGTGCGGATGACACTTGTTTATCTATTCCAACAGAAGGTATGTCAAAAGTCTTTTAGTTACCTTTGCAGAGACTTTGCTACGGTTTGACTttgactaagacttaaaacagGTTTATTTTTGTCTAGGTGTAGAGAACGATAAGGCTGATGAACTGGAAGAGGGAGAATGGGTCCCAGATGAGACTCATGAAGTCGTCGATGAATGCGGAGTTGCTGCAGATGAAGGTTCTTGCGATTCCTTAATATGTTTACGACTTTACGGTTTTGTATTTAATATAATACGTTGATGATTTTAGCGTACTTTACTAGTTGTAGACGCAGAAGTGCATATTGACTAGAAATATGCTATTTTGGCCCCTCAAACAGctttggcccctcaactttggCATTTACCAACTTAGCCCCTCAACCATAATAATGCCATGTTTAGCCCTTCAACTTTGGTAaggacatgtttagccccttaactaaaaccactttagcccctcaactttcaTAATAAGCGACTTTAGCCCAgaacatgtttagcccctcaactataataatgacatgtttagccccttgactacatcaaacaactttagcccctcaactttaatcaTAAACAACTTCAGCTCCTCACCTTTagtaatgacatgtttagccccttaaaTTTAGTAATGACATGTTTTGccccttggtttaaaaaagcgagcTTAAAGCAAAGGGTTTGGCAAAATGCTTTATTTGGTCTGAAGCGTCAAAACACGTGAAGCGTTTTGAGGCGAGCTTTAAGCCCGAAGCGACCATGGTTTGAGGTGACGCCTCGGCCTAATCAGGTGCAAAAAACGATGCTTCATAACGTTGTTTCAACATTAATGTTCGCGGGCCCGGGATTTCGGAGCGGCATTCATGTTCGCAGGACGTGCTGGCACGCACTagttcaaccaaattccagtTCAGAAACTCATTTTTTGCACCCCTCtgcgcgcgggtaggacttgtggtaaaacatgtcataaagtTACAATGGAGTAGTAAAGGCTTTACCTTATAAACAACCACACCTTATAAACAACCACTCACtttgttcccacaccaatgtgggacaaagtatttaccaccttttgagactttcattcacacACCCAAAACTTCTAACATATAAgtcctaaacttttgctactaacCTAAGCGGTGCTATAGCGGTTAGCGGACCTCAGGGTGTGTGGCGGTCCAAATAGCGGTGGCCTATAGCGGTGCTAAATACCGCTATTTGGCCGCTATTTGGAAACCTATATAGCGGTTATAGCTTCAACTCATTAAAAACCCAAGTCAAAGAGTGTACTGCTTGGTCCTTAGTTGCTAGGTAATAATAGAGAAGAAATGGTGGCTAATCGAAGTTGCTGAATCGAACCTTACATGCTGATCGAACCTTACATGCTGATTGAACCTTACCTTCCCTGCTGTAACCGGAATAGAgcatccatcatcatcatcatcgtctaaaGAATGTGTATCTGGGAACAGTGTGAATGTGGATGCGACCGTTCCTCTTGCAGCAGTGAAGAAGAGATAGGGAGTGGGATAACGGCGTATGATGAAAGTGAGGATGTTTAGGGTTATTTAAGTTTGGGTATTTTAACATATAATATAACCCCCTCCATCTTCATTAGTTTATATTTAGTCCTCATACTTgtgaatttatatatattttttcatagatatatttatatatatatatataaaaatacataaattatGCATGGTATAAAAATTACCGCTATATCACCGCTATAAACTATATATCATATAGCGGACCTTGACCGCTTTCCGCTATTTTACCGCATTATCTGCATAGCTACTAACTATTAGCTAGATGATCTTATTGAGTGATGATGGAGATGAATACGTACTTGATTATGATGATTATTGATTAAAGACTGtttttatgtttgtgttttaagtgtgtttcgactttaatttatgttttaactatgttttttatgtcttaagtgtgttttttaatcatgtttttgtgtttattattgattaacaagtagaataggtcatattgatgtgtataatatttttttttattttgagcgCTTCGAATATGTGAAGCTCTCGCTACGCGCTTGAAGCTttaaagcttttggaaccaaaacgcttcggagcgcctcgcgcttttttaaaccaagttttgccccttaactaaaacaagtttagcccctcaactttaataatgaacAACTGTAGCCCCTCAACGATAATACTGACATATTTAgcccttggtttaaaaaagcgtgcCTTAAGCGCGCTTAAGCGCAAAGCGACCCTAGGCGCAAAGAGCTGCGCCTTGTGTGACATAAAGCGAGCTCTGTACAAAAAGCGAgcttttttggaaaaaaaaatccCACTGAGGCGCACGCTTTTTGTACAAAAGGTGTTTTTGTGCTTTAAAGTGTTATACATGCAGCTAAAAAGGTTGTACATTATATGATTTATACATTAAATCATATATAAACCTTATTAATCACTATATTTTAGGTAAGGGATGCTAAAAGCCTATAggatatacataaaaaaatatataagcaCCTTGTGCCTCTCACgtacgaaaagcccaccgcttttgcgATTTGCACTTTGCGCTTTGATTTTAGACCTTGTTGCTTTTGTGTGCTTtacgcttttttaaaccaaggtttagcgccctcaactttaataatgacatgtttagccccttaactaaaacGTCAAACAACTTTAACTCTCGTGATTTGCtaatttttatctacgtttcgaaCCTGTTGCGGAGCGTGGGTGGTAACCCACTAGTTGACATCTTATTTTGCTAATGGATCAATAGTCATTACTTATTGAAACTTTTTGGTGCCCATTTCATTGCTTTATAGATGCTTTTGAGGAAGAAGAAATGTGGCGTGCACAATATGGTCAGCCAGTCCGTTTAGACAAAGAACTTGTACCTGATTACCCAGTTGTTGACTTGTGGGATTGGTCAATGGTAAAAGAAACCAAAAGGATCAGAAAACGTCGTATACGAAGATTGGTGGGCCGATTAGTGAAACGGGACACTAAACTCCACCCCTCAATGCCTTCAAGTGGTCGGGTATTGAAAACCGCACCAATATGTGAAGTGCATCTTGATCTTGTTAGGGTTAGATCAGGTCGGGTGTACAAATTAAGGACTCCAAAAGTTTCTTATTTAGCTTCCTTGTCGTCTTATGATTCCTCAAACCCGACAAAAGATTGGGGCTTTCCAGAGCTATCAATGGTCAACGAAAGTCAAACACTAGTCAAGTCAAGGCAGCATATTGAACCCAAATGCATAGGAGTTCACGTTGAAGAAGATGGACCAGAAAAGGAACTTTCTTTATCCGAAAAGGTGAGTtctgtaaaaaaataaaataaagagtgAAGTGCCATTtacgtccttgtggtttgtccaCTTTTGCCATTTCAGGCCAAATTTCAAAATTGTACCATTTTCCTTcctgacattcttgaaacatgtcATTTCAGTCCAAACAACTAACCCCAGTTAAAAAACTCAGTTAcctcaggggtaaaatggtcattttacATCGTGGTTTGCAGTGGTTCGGAGGTTGATGCACGGTGGAGGGTATGTAAAACCTCTGAACCACTCCGAACCACTATgtaaaatgaccattttacccctgagcTAACTGAGTTTTTTTAACTGCGGTTAGTTTTGTGGACTGAAATGGCATGTTTCGAGAATGTCAAAGAGGAAAATGGTACAATTTTGAAATTTGGTCTGAAATGGCTAAAGTGGACGAACCACAGGGACGTAAATGGCACTTAactcaaaaataaataaaaaatgcaTGACACCTGACGGTTTTATTACGGACCGTTTCTGATTTTTTACAATCATCATGTTCTTTTTTTTTGAATCTAATCTCGGGTTGTTTTTGTTAGCATAAGGGTAATGTATACAGAGACAGAGCTGCAGAGAGAAGAACTCTGCATGGCGGTTTTGGTGTGGGCCCCGGACAAAAGAAATCAGCAGATGATGTTGATCCAGCATGTTCATCCCCTGTTTCCGCTACTCCTGAAGAAGCTGCATCCGAAGCTTTGAAAATGTCGTTTGGAGACGGGAGTTATGCCAGAAGAATTCTAGAAAAAATGGGCTGGAAAGAAGTAAGCATGAACACTCGGATGGTTTTCAAAGTATTAGATTATAGTTTTACGTCGTTTGCTCACCCATTTTTATACCTTGCAGGGAGAGGCACTCGGAAGCAGCATGAAGGGTATAACTGAGCCATTACAGGCAGTTGGAAACAAAGGAAGTTCGGGTTTGGGATGGAATCAGAACTCCGATTGGAATCGCGTTTGATGTCAGTCAAAACTCTTATTGGGTCACCACAAAGTGAGTGTTAAAAAATGTCCATTGTCTAGTGTATACATGACAAAATTTTAAATAGGTTTACGGATTCCCTAACTGAATTGAGATTAGTTGTCCAAAAGGTACATCTTTTTAGTCAATGATATGAATTATGGACACTGAAGTTAAATCCCCTCGCATGTCTTGTATACGAGGGTATAGCTGTTTTCGTCATAAATTTTTAATATTACAAAACACAAAATTCCGCCTCACATTAGCAAATCTTAGTTTTGAAAGGTGcttagggtggagggtatagtcaatcaccctagggtgtttgagtgaaatcctacccaataatattatgccaTGTCAACTTTCCATTCTACTCTCCATTTTACACTCAATCACTACGTAtcctcaattaaaaaaaaaaaaaaaacttgattggtctctcctctcctctcctctcctctcAATCACATTGGTGAACAATCACCGATTTTTGTTCACTCTCTCCAACTCAAACACCCAACTCAATCAAGTGGGGgtggtcaccgatcggtgactcCCACTCAAACACCCAACTCCCCAAACCTATACCCTCTACCCTTAGTAACCTAAGTCGGCGCTAATCCCCACTTATCAATAGCTTTATCTCAGTTAGGGGTGCAACTTCGCAATTATTGCTATGCATTTTGGCGCGCCTTTACCTTCACGAGCTGGcgctgcaccaccaccaccaccactatcgTGGTAGCTGCTTATTGTATTTTTGGTTATGTTATTTTACTTTTTAAACATTGTAAATATTTATCTTTTGTTGTTTTAGATGTAAAACATTGTAAATATTAATCTTATGTTTACAGTTTACATTTTATCTTGTTTGTATAATAATTGTTATCGTATTGCTTATCATATGCACATGTTTTGCTTATCCGATATATATAAagaagagtaaacttccgttttgctccctgtggtttggtcactttaacggttttgacCCAAACCTTttaaaatagccattttactccctgatctatttAACTTATATCTATTTTACTCCACGCCCCAAACGGCATCCATTTGCAATGTTAAAAACAGTCACATGCCCCTCACATGatgggcattttagtcttttcccatatttttgatattttattattatatataataatacatatataaaacaCATACACTCTATCTCTctatattttctctctctctctacatgcTTTCTCTCCTCCATCAATCAGCCTCACCATCAACCACCTCCCCACCAACAACCACCATCCTGCACCATCACCTACCGACCACCGCTAACCACCGCTAACCACCGCCTGCCGACACCACCCACCACCCCACTAACCATATGCTCCCCCTCATCCGGCTACTCAGTTGACAACTGAAACCCAATCACTTCCAACACAGGCAAATCAAAACCTACCTTACAATTCACCAAACACAACTCCTTTAAATTAGGAAAACAAGAAAACTAAACGGGGACTAGGCCATGGCttgtttgcacaaaataacaagTCCCTTCAATTGTTCTTCTTCCTGCAAACCCCCAATAAACAAGAAGCAAGAACTGAATCAAAATGTGGCATTACCGTCGCCCATTTCAATTTTAAGAAGTttagcaacagcaacaacaattCTGATATGAGTGACCCTAATTTCATACCCTCAATAGTTTGAAGATTGAAGATGAAGCTATAGTATTTTCCTTGATGCAATTTACCTGTAGACCACAACAAAGAAATGGCGACGAGAAGCGGCGGAGCAACGGCAGAGGCCCCGAAGATAGTATGGAACGAGAGAGATAAGAGGTTTGAGACAAAGGGCAAGAAAGCCTACTTAGAGTACAAATTGAGAAATGGTGGAAAAGTTATGGATATTATTCACACCTTCGTTCCCTCAAGCAAGAGGGGTTTAGGGTTAGCTTCACATCTCTCTGTTGCCGCCTTTAATCACGCTCAATACTGAGTTGAAAAACCCTAATTTTGGTCGAAGGAAGTGGCTGTGATGGTGGTCATAGAAGGTGATTGTGATGGCGATTGTAGGAGGTGGGTTCCTGTGAGGTGGCTGTGATGGCGGTTGTAGGAGGTGGGGTAGTGatcggtggtgggtgttggtggttGGTGATGGAGAAGAAAGAGATAGAttatgtagagagagagagaaaagagagTGTCTGTATACTACATGTATGTGAATTTTGATTTTTGAAATACTAATAAGTTATTAAATCTTTCTATATataattactaaaatacccttacttTTATATTTGAAGTTACCAAAATACGCTTTCAGATAAcagacaatttggatggagttagaggcagggagtaaaatggaaaaaccatagcaaactattggaggaaaatgattatttttaaaggtttggggcaaaaccgttaaagtgaccaaaccacagggagcaaaacggaagtttactctataaAAAATAATACGGCAA comes from the Helianthus annuus cultivar XRQ/B chromosome 4, HanXRQr2.0-SUNRISE, whole genome shotgun sequence genome and includes:
- the LOC110935965 gene encoding uncharacterized protein LOC110935965; its protein translation is MLITQPPSTTQNFPTVTADGGGEKGESQMAGNNEDSFQWDEHSQLYYHASSGFYHDPAAGWYYSSKDGLYYKFENGSYVPWETDQVDPSNANQSIITADDNSAHYESYKHEPCNKVTDEVKFEDGDTECLTNDVPENLPPPSEWLEDTLIELYLSGYSTQTTDGADDTCLSIPTEGVENDKADELEEGEWVPDETHEVVDECGVAADEDAFEEEEMWRAQYGQPVRLDKELVPDYPVVDLWDWSMVKETKRIRKRRIRRLVGRLVKRDTKLHPSMPSSGRVLKTAPICEVHLDLVRVRSGRVYKLRTPKVSYLASLSSYDSSNPTKDWGFPELSMVNESQTLVKSRQHIEPKCIGVHVEEDGPEKELSLSEKHKGNVYRDRAAERRTLHGGFGVGPGQKKSADDVDPACSSPVSATPEEAASEALKMSFGDGSYARRILEKMGWKEGEALGSSMKGITEPLQAVGNKGSSGLGWNQNSDWNRV
- the LOC110934456 gene encoding acetyltransferase At1g77540, translating into MATRSGGATAEAPKIVWNERDKRFETKGKKAYLEYKLRNGGKVMDIIHTFVPSSKRGLGLASHLSVAAFNHAQY